A genomic window from Cupriavidus metallidurans CH34 includes:
- a CDS encoding HAD-IA family hydrolase, with translation MRYDIVSFDLDGTLVDTAAEIAEAANRALESHGIARRPVSEVTVLIGAGTRELMLKLLARVMIEQPHLADRVHPDQVLASMDEHYAVTTGTSSVPYPGALEALSALKAAGIKLACVTNKEFRHAERVLRVHRLDAYFDLVVGGDSLRVKKPDPGVLRHVVERLGGSTDRTGHVGDSRVDVEAARNAGVTAWAVPYGYNAGQPIEDAYPERLFPSLADLAQHVLAGRSGAPCVSLTSTQPTISS, from the coding sequence ATGCGCTACGACATCGTCAGTTTCGATCTCGACGGCACGCTGGTGGACACGGCCGCCGAGATTGCCGAGGCCGCCAATCGCGCGCTCGAGTCGCATGGGATCGCGCGGCGCCCTGTGTCGGAAGTGACCGTGCTGATCGGCGCCGGCACGCGCGAGCTCATGCTCAAGCTGTTGGCCCGCGTCATGATCGAGCAGCCCCATCTCGCCGACCGCGTGCACCCGGACCAGGTGCTCGCCAGCATGGACGAACACTATGCGGTGACCACCGGCACCTCCAGCGTGCCGTACCCGGGCGCGCTCGAGGCCCTGAGTGCGCTCAAGGCGGCCGGCATCAAGCTGGCCTGCGTCACCAACAAGGAATTCCGGCATGCCGAGCGCGTGCTGCGCGTGCACCGGCTCGACGCCTATTTCGACCTGGTGGTCGGCGGCGACTCCCTGCGCGTGAAGAAGCCCGATCCGGGCGTGCTGCGTCATGTCGTCGAACGACTCGGTGGTAGTACGGACCGAACCGGACACGTCGGCGACTCGCGCGTCGACGTCGAGGCAGCCCGCAATGCGGGAGTGACCGCATGGGCCGTCCCCTACGGCTACAACGCCGGGCAGCCGATCGAAGATGCGTATCCCGAGCGCCTGTTCCCGAGTCTCGCTGATCTTGCGCAGCATGTACTCGCCGGCCGGTCCGGCGCACCTTGCGTTTCGCTCACTTCAACCCAACCCACTATCTCATCATGA
- the gap gene encoding type I glyceraldehyde-3-phosphate dehydrogenase, whose protein sequence is MTIRIGINGFGRIGRMVFRAAVQDFKNDIEVVAINDLLEPDYLAYMLRYDSVHGRFKGEVVVDGGTLVVNGRKIRLTAVKDPAALAWGDVGVDVVVESTGLFLTHDTCQKHLDAGARKVIQSAPSKDDTPMFVYGVNHTQYAGEKIVSNASCTTNCLAPVAKVLNDSFGIKRGMMTTVHAATATQKTVDGPSNKDWRGGRGILENIIPSSTGAAKAMGRVIPALNNKLTGMALRVPTSDVSVVDLTVELAQETSYEKICAAMKAASQGAMKGVLGYTQDKVVSTDFRGEACTAVFDAEAGIMLDSTFVKVVAWYDNEWGYSSKVLEMVRVMGASR, encoded by the coding sequence ATGACTATTCGCATCGGAATCAACGGCTTCGGTCGCATCGGCCGCATGGTGTTTCGCGCCGCCGTGCAGGACTTCAAGAACGACATCGAGGTGGTCGCGATCAACGACCTGCTCGAACCCGACTATCTCGCGTACATGCTGCGGTACGACAGCGTGCACGGCCGCTTCAAGGGCGAAGTGGTCGTCGATGGCGGCACGCTGGTCGTCAACGGCCGCAAGATCCGGCTCACCGCGGTAAAGGATCCCGCCGCGCTCGCCTGGGGCGATGTCGGCGTCGACGTGGTCGTCGAGTCGACGGGCCTGTTCCTGACGCACGACACCTGCCAGAAGCACCTCGACGCTGGCGCCAGGAAGGTGATCCAGAGCGCACCCAGCAAGGACGACACGCCGATGTTCGTCTATGGCGTCAACCACACCCAGTACGCCGGTGAGAAGATCGTCAGCAACGCGAGCTGCACCACGAACTGCCTGGCGCCGGTGGCCAAGGTGCTCAACGACAGTTTCGGCATCAAGCGCGGCATGATGACCACCGTGCACGCCGCCACCGCCACGCAGAAGACCGTGGACGGCCCGAGCAACAAGGACTGGCGCGGCGGCCGCGGCATCCTCGAGAACATCATCCCCTCGTCCACCGGCGCCGCCAAGGCGATGGGCCGGGTGATCCCGGCGCTGAACAACAAGCTCACCGGCATGGCGCTTCGCGTGCCGACCAGCGATGTGTCGGTGGTCGACCTGACCGTCGAACTCGCCCAGGAGACGAGCTACGAAAAGATCTGCGCGGCGATGAAGGCGGCGAGCCAGGGCGCCATGAAAGGCGTGCTCGGGTACACGCAGGACAAGGTGGTTTCGACCGACTTCCGCGGCGAGGCCTGCACCGCGGTGTTCGACGCCGAGGCCGGCATTATGCTCGACTCGACCTTCGTCAAGGTGGTGGCCTGGTACGACAACGAATGGGGCTACTCGAGCAAGGTGCTCGAGATGGTGCGCGTGATGGGAGCGTCGCGGTGA
- a CDS encoding phosphoglycerate kinase — translation MNVLRFADLVAQGRVCGQRVFIRADLNVPQDDAGNITEDTRIRASVLCIRMALDAGAAVMVTSHLGRPTEGEFKPEDSLAPVAARLAALLGRPVPLKSNWVGGVDVQPGEVVLLENCRLNKGEKKNSEALARQMAALTDIFVHDAFGTAHRAEASTYGIAQFAPVACAGPLLAAEIDAIGKALAAPKRPLVAIVAGSKVSTKLTILQSLAKNVDGLIVGGGIANTFLLAQGLPIGKSLAEPDLVDEARAVIDAMKARGAEVPIPVDVVCAKAFKADAPATVKAVAEVDDDDLILDIGPQTATLLAHKLAAAGTIVWNGPVGVFEFDAFANGTKTIARAIAASDAFSIAGGGDTLAAIAKYGIDKDVGYISTGGGAFLEVLEGKTLPAFEILARRAQ, via the coding sequence GTGAACGTGTTGCGCTTCGCCGACCTCGTCGCCCAGGGCCGCGTGTGCGGCCAGCGCGTCTTCATCCGCGCCGACCTCAACGTGCCGCAGGACGATGCGGGGAACATCACCGAAGACACGCGCATCCGCGCCTCGGTGCTCTGCATCCGCATGGCGCTGGACGCCGGCGCGGCGGTCATGGTCACCTCGCACCTCGGCCGCCCGACCGAAGGCGAGTTCAAGCCCGAGGACTCGCTCGCGCCGGTGGCCGCACGGCTCGCCGCGCTGCTCGGGCGGCCGGTGCCGCTGAAGTCGAACTGGGTGGGTGGCGTGGACGTGCAGCCCGGCGAGGTGGTGTTGCTCGAGAACTGTCGCCTCAACAAGGGCGAGAAGAAGAACAGCGAGGCGCTGGCGCGCCAGATGGCGGCGCTGACCGACATCTTCGTGCACGACGCCTTCGGCACCGCGCACCGCGCCGAAGCCTCCACCTACGGCATCGCGCAGTTCGCGCCGGTGGCTTGTGCCGGCCCTCTGCTCGCGGCGGAAATCGACGCGATCGGCAAGGCGCTGGCTGCCCCGAAGCGCCCGCTGGTCGCCATCGTCGCCGGCAGCAAGGTCAGCACCAAGCTCACGATCCTGCAAAGCCTGGCCAAGAACGTCGATGGCCTGATCGTCGGCGGCGGCATCGCCAACACCTTCCTGCTCGCGCAGGGCCTGCCGATCGGCAAGAGCCTCGCCGAGCCGGACTTGGTGGATGAGGCTAGGGCGGTGATCGACGCGATGAAGGCCCGCGGCGCCGAGGTGCCGATCCCGGTGGACGTGGTCTGCGCCAAGGCGTTCAAGGCCGACGCGCCGGCCACCGTCAAGGCCGTGGCCGAGGTGGACGACGACGACCTGATCCTCGACATCGGCCCGCAGACCGCCACGCTGCTCGCGCACAAGCTCGCGGCCGCCGGCACCATCGTCTGGAACGGACCGGTGGGCGTATTCGAGTTCGACGCGTTCGCCAACGGCACCAAGACCATCGCGCGCGCGATCGCGGCCAGCGACGCCTTCAGCATCGCCGGCGGCGGCGACACGCTCGCGGCGATCGCCAAGTATGGCATCGACAAGGACGTGGGCTACATCTCCACCGGCGGTGGCGCCTTCCTTGAGGTGCTCGAGGGCAAGACGCTGCCGGCCTTCGAGATCCTGGCCAGGCGCGCGCAATGA